From Alteribacter keqinensis, one genomic window encodes:
- a CDS encoding DUF58 domain-containing protein: MSYVKAVYEAVKRVLKLVLLFAVIAGTFSYAMFQGGFVSWFLFYTVATILTVMLLYLAIPLGGLEMSRSTGQEAAVAGSKLTVDVKIKRKWPFPFLYLVVEDVMDEGLKKQLGNTPKIIYYPTIKKELTFSYTIPKLKRGEYAFYGIRVETSDMFGLFKKERYVKAKGELLVYPDHYHIEGWDAYERHDTETRMSTSDFVEDMTSVAGAREYVPGDKLTSIDWKVSARTNKLMTKEFEEYIGQNFLVLLNEQVSDMKADTLESFEKAVELVTSIVMYSQQKQLDYGLWTMGEGVVRFPLDRGSDHQQVIVHHLAKVKASRYGHFEARLKEADDQIPQGASLIIVTTQITDELLERVNVLTGRRVQVYVCLTVTTSDRSRWEEKRFYELKRQGAVTYMVKEGHFFDSLETDEGERYETIS, from the coding sequence ATGAGCTACGTAAAGGCGGTTTACGAGGCTGTGAAAAGAGTCCTCAAACTCGTGCTCCTGTTCGCAGTAATTGCCGGTACGTTCAGCTACGCCATGTTTCAGGGAGGCTTTGTGTCCTGGTTTCTTTTTTATACGGTAGCCACTATTCTGACCGTCATGCTTTTGTATTTAGCTATCCCCCTCGGGGGCCTTGAAATGTCGCGGTCGACAGGTCAGGAAGCAGCTGTGGCAGGGTCCAAGCTCACCGTCGATGTAAAGATAAAGCGCAAGTGGCCATTTCCGTTTTTATATCTCGTAGTGGAAGATGTGATGGATGAGGGGCTGAAAAAACAGCTCGGGAACACACCAAAGATTATCTATTACCCGACGATCAAAAAAGAACTGACCTTTTCCTACACCATTCCTAAACTGAAGCGGGGCGAATATGCTTTTTACGGCATTCGCGTTGAGACGAGCGACATGTTCGGTCTGTTTAAAAAAGAGAGGTATGTGAAGGCCAAAGGAGAACTTCTTGTTTATCCCGATCATTACCACATTGAGGGATGGGACGCTTATGAGCGCCACGATACGGAAACACGCATGTCCACATCAGATTTTGTGGAAGACATGACGTCAGTGGCCGGTGCCCGGGAGTATGTGCCGGGTGATAAGCTTACGAGCATTGACTGGAAGGTGAGCGCAAGAACGAACAAGCTCATGACAAAGGAGTTTGAAGAATATATCGGTCAGAACTTTCTCGTTTTGTTGAATGAACAGGTTTCTGATATGAAGGCGGACACGCTGGAGTCATTTGAAAAAGCGGTGGAACTCGTCACCTCGATCGTTATGTATTCCCAGCAAAAGCAGCTCGATTACGGTCTCTGGACAATGGGAGAAGGAGTGGTGCGGTTTCCTCTCGACCGGGGGAGCGACCACCAGCAGGTGATTGTTCATCACCTGGCCAAGGTGAAAGCCTCCCGTTACGGCCATTTTGAGGCCCGGTTAAAAGAAGCGGATGATCAGATTCCCCAGGGAGCGTCTTTGATTATCGTGACCACTCAGATTACGGATGAACTTCTTGAGCGTGTGAACGTTCTTACGGGCAGACGCGTACAGGTCTATGTCTGCCTGACGGTGACAACATCTGATCGAAGCCGCTGGGAAGAAAAGCGCTTTTATGAGCTGAAACGCCAGG